The Xenopus laevis strain J_2021 chromosome 7S, Xenopus_laevis_v10.1, whole genome shotgun sequence genome includes a window with the following:
- the LOC121396138 gene encoding serine/threonine-protein kinase mig-15-like codes for MINTTKGQSLRETWIGYVCKEVLKALKHIHKNRAVHRDIKSPNIMLTEKGKVKLIDFGLCWDLDPQTGKCYESEGTAHWMAPEAIRRRGKPVAYDTKVCCTPFIVTVHISLTSPLLSAQMSAAFS; via the exons ATGATTAATACCACCAAAGGCCAATCCCTGAGAGAGACCTGGATTGGATATGTATGCAAAGAAGTGTTAAAG GCACTCAAGCACATCCACAAGAACAGGGCCGTGCACCGAGACATCAAGAGCCCGAACATAATGcttacagagaaagggaaggtGAAGCTGA TCGATTTTGGACTCTGCTGGGACCTGGACCCACAGACTGGAAAGTGCTATGAGAGTGAAGGCACTGCGCACTGGATGGCGCCCGAGGCCATAAGGAGGAGAGGCAAACCAGTGGCGTATgacaccaaagtatgttgtacACCTTTTATTGTTACTGTACATATTTCTCTAACCTCTCCCCTCCTGTCTGCACAAATGAGTGCTGCATTCAGTTAA